One part of the Lotus japonicus ecotype B-129 chromosome 2, LjGifu_v1.2 genome encodes these proteins:
- the LOC130736926 gene encoding putative anthocyanidin reductase, producing the protein MVEPIVLQQVVANLQWTSSLASPPGAWKDDTVHTIKAFVQKNIIDPAIKGTINLLRSCLNSNSVKRVVFTSSISTITAKDSNGKWKPFVDECCQIQTNNVCNTKASGWVCALSKLLTEEATFKFAKENDIDKTSTVAGPFFTANVPSSVKVLLSPLTDSMSAYSIAILMEIVDNRYSIDLGWSNYT; encoded by the exons ATGGTGGAACCAATTGTGTTGCAGCAG GTAGTAGCAAACTTGCAATGGACAAGTTCACTAGCTTCACCTCCTGGAGCTTGGAAAGATGATACAGTTCATACTATTA AGGCAtttgttcaaaaaaatataattgacCCTGCAATCAAAGGAACCATAAACCTACTCAGGTCCTGTTTGAATTCCAATTCTGTGAAAAGGGTTGTTTTCACATCTTCCATAAGTACAATTACTGCAAAAGACAGCAATGGAAAGTGGAAACCTTTTGTTGATGAATGTTGTCAAATCCAAACAAACAATGTGTGTAATACAAAAGCAAGTGGATGG GTTTGTGCACTTTCAAAGCTTCTCACCGAGGAAGCAACATTTAAATTTGCAAAAGAGAATGACATTGATAAAACAAGCACTGTTGCAGGCCCATTCTTTACTGCTAATGTACCATCAAGTGTTAAAGTTCTACTGTCACCATTGACAG ACTCAATGAGTGCATATTCAATTGCAATACTTATGGAGATTGTAGACAATAG GTATTCCATTGATCTTGGTTGGAGTAACTATACTTGA